From the genome of Malus domestica chromosome 04, GDT2T_hap1, one region includes:
- the LOC103408403 gene encoding protein CANDIDATE G-PROTEIN COUPLED RECEPTOR 7-like: MTNLPLVPLVIAVLVAALVSPSAAEIRTLTISSDNRPMILFEKFGFTHTGHVSIRVSHVSVTSKHPDIDPSRFGFFLLSEESLLQVLVEIQQNPQLCVLDSRYITHLFNFKELSPPPQASFNHSYPVSAPNEYSLFFANCVPETTVSMIVRTEVYNLDLDGSHDYLSAGLTNLPSLFSVFFLAYLVFVGFWVYLCYTNKRSVHRIHLLMGGLLLMKALNLICAAEDKHYVKVTGTAHGWDVLFYIFQFLRVILLFTVIVLIGTGWSFLKPFLQEKEKKVLMIVIPLQVLANVASIVIGETGPFIKDWVTWNQIFLLVDIICCCAIIFPIVWSIRSLRETSKTDGKAARNLAKLTLFRQFYVVVIGYLYFTRIVVFALKTIAAYKYQWVSNAAEETVSLAFYIVMFYMFRPVERNEYFILDEEEEEAAEVALRDEEFEL, translated from the coding sequence ATGACGAATCTACCCCTCGTCCCTCTCGTCATCGCCGTCCTGGTGGCGGCCCTGGTTTCCCCGTCCGCCGCGGAGATTAGGACCCTCACGATCTCCTCCGACAACCGCCCCATGATTCTCTTCGAGAAGTTCGGGTTCACCCACACGGGTCACGTGAGCATCCGGGTCTCGCACGTGTCCGTCACCTCCAAGCACCCCGATATCGATCCCTCCCGCTTCggcttcttcctcctctccGAGGAGTCCCTCCTCCAGGTCCTCGTCGAGATCCAGCAGAACCCCCAGCTCTGCGTCTTGGACTCCCGCTACATCACCCACCTCTTCAATTTCAAGGAGCTCTCACCGCCGCCGCAAGCTTCCTTCAACCACTCCTACCCGGTCTCCGCCCCCAACGAATACAGCCTCTTCTTCGCCAATTGCGTGCCGGAGACCACCGTATCCATGATCGTGCGGACGGAGGTCTACAATCTTGACCTGGATGGTTCCCACGACTACCTTTCGGCCGGGTTGACGAACCTGCCGTCGCTGTTTTCGGTCTTTTTTCTCGCGTATTTGGTGTTTGTGGGCTTCTGGGTCTACCTCTGCTACACCAACAAGAGATCCGTGCACCGCATCCATCTTCTGATGGGCGGATTGCTTTTGATGAAGGCGTTGAATCTGATTTGCGCGGCGGAGGACAAGCACTATGTGAAGGTCACCGGCACCGCGCACGGCTGGGATGTGTTGTTCTACATCTTCCAGTTCCTCCGTGTCATTTTGTTGTTTACCGTGATCGTTTTGATCGGGACCGGGTGGTCGTTCTTGAAGCCTTTTTTgcaggagaaggagaagaaggtgtTGATGATTGTGATCCCTCTGCAGGTCTTGGCCAACGTAGCGTCGATTGTGATCGGCGAGACGGGACCATTTATCAAGGACTGGGTCACCTGGAACCAGATTTTCTTGTTGGTTGATATCATTTGCTGCTGCGCTATCATCTTCCCCATTGTTTGGTCCATCAGGTCTCTGAGAGAAACCTCGAAAACCGACGGAAAAGCCGCCAGGAACTTGGCAAAGCTGACCCTTTTCAGGCAATTTTACGTTGTCGTTATTGGGTACTTGTACTTCACGCGAATCGTTGTTTTTGCGCTCAAGACCATTGCCGCGTATAAGTACCAGTGGGTGAGCAATGCGGCTGAGGAGACTGTGAGCCTTGCGTTTTACATTGTGATGTTCTATATGTTCAGGCCGGTGGAGAGGAATGAGTACTTTATTCTcgatgaggaggaagaagaggcgGCAGAGGTGGCTCTTAGGGACGAGGAGTTCGAGCTTTAA